The segment TGATGGGGTTGATGCAGCAGTGCGTCATCCCCAGGGTCTCTGTCACCTGCATGGCTTGGTCCAGCCTGTTAGAGCCACTGCAGTTATTCAAGCCAAAGAATTCCTGGAAGGTGCTCAGGAGAAGGACGATGTTGTAGGGAGCCCAGAAGAGAAAGTAGACAATCATGATCACGAAGATGAGCCTCACAGCCTTGTGCTTCTTCTTCTCATTGCGACACCGGAGCAGGGTTTTTATGATTCCCGAGTAGCAGACAATCATGACAAACAGTGGCAGCACCAGCCCCAAGATGACTATCTTTAAAGTTTGGAAATTCTTCCAGAAATGATACTGACTGGATGGGAAATGTGGGCTGCATGTATGACGAGAGCCTTCTTTTTGGGATTTGGTAAAGATAATTCCTGGGAGAGAGGCAAACACAGCCACCACCCAAGTGACCACACTTGTCGCCGCCCCAAAGGTGACTGTTCTGGCTTTTAAAGCAAACACAGCATGGACGATAGCCAGGTACCTATCGACTGTCAAGAGGATGATGAAGAAGATTCCACCAAAATAACCAATGAAATAGAACCCTGTGAATAACTGGCACATTGTATTTCCAAAGACCCACTGGTCTGCAGCATAGTGAGCCCAAAATGGGATGGTGATGATGAAAAGTAGGTCAGAGATGGCCAAGTTGAGCAGATAGATGTCAGTCATGCTCTTCAGCTTTTTGCAGTTTATCAGGATGAGGACAACCAGCATGTTACCCACAAAACCAAAGATGAATACCAGCGAGTAGAGTGGGGGCAAGAGCCGGGCTGCAATTTGCCTCACGTTGATTTTTTGGCAGGGCTCTGACATCCCATAATCAATGTCATAGAGGGGAGTTGATGTTTGATAATCCATTTTGCTTGACTCTGTAAATAAAGAAAAGCTCTTTTATAAAGTCCTAGAATGTCCTTAGCAGTCCATCATGAATGCAAACCATTTTACATACTtcagtatgttttaaaaattgatacatAGATTTCTACATTTAAATGAAGTCCCTTTTTTGGTCAAACAATGAACTTTTTATATTAGTTTGCTGCTGGCTTCTCTGCTttgggtttccatggtggctcagatggtaaagaatctgcctgcaatgcaggagacctgggtttgatc is part of the Bubalus kerabau isolate K-KA32 ecotype Philippines breed swamp buffalo chromosome 20, PCC_UOA_SB_1v2, whole genome shotgun sequence genome and harbors:
- the LOC129634846 gene encoding C-C chemokine receptor type 5, with amino-acid sequence MDYQTSTPLYDIDYGMSEPCQKINVRQIAARLLPPLYSLVFIFGFVGNMLVVLILINCKKLKSMTDIYLLNLAISDLLFIITIPFWAHYAADQWVFGNTMCQLFTGFYFIGYFGGIFFIILLTVDRYLAIVHAVFALKARTVTFGAATSVVTWVVAVFASLPGIIFTKSQKEGSRHTCSPHFPSSQYHFWKNFQTLKIVILGLVLPLFVMIVCYSGIIKTLLRCRNEKKKHKAVRLIFVIMIVYFLFWAPYNIVLLLSTFQEFFGLNNCSGSNRLDQAMQVTETLGMTHCCINPIIYAFVGEKFRNYLLRFFRKYFASRFCKGCPVFQGEAPERPSSVYTRSTGEQEISVGL